The following coding sequences lie in one Thalassoglobus polymorphus genomic window:
- the lepB gene encoding signal peptidase I produces MFDKNKISSFFFGKSSSKPAEEEPKETPPKRKESMRDTVESILFAFVLAFLFRTFEAEAFVIPTGSMAPTLYGRHKETTCTQCGFHITVGASDEVIRGSGLLGNGARVKTAICPNCGFENDQIYDEMAFNGDRILVNKYPYEFGDPERFDVFVFKYPEEPKTNYIKRLVGLPGELIRIRQGSVYKVTENGEEILRKSPNKQRHLQIPVYDDNFPPVQLLEAGWPERWATMKQGEVGQLGNWSDASTGWQAASESREYSITSDQAERSWLRYRHYFPSPKDWFSMNNGRDLDPQASLIADFCAYNAYTGYDIMQNRTTANSVDSGKYWVRDLTINFDLEIHDVKSDPEIVIELCEGTSWYQCVINPETGVATLLEINTQLEHRATEISKARTSITGPGNYQISYANVDDRLCLWVNNSLVDFGEAASLSIAGATANPFPEQNDLTPVGIAAANVSATVSGLLLERDLYYRADFPAYTAKNSENSKFEGKLVNALHDPDEWADLYLQDGDLYDSLDIQVGPNHYLALGDNSPRSLDGRLWKGGQSVPREYLVGKAFFIYWPHGVPFLNGGRGFPITYNKMQGDRGRVVTLKKTQEENGYPKYVLPFYPQFWRMHRIY; encoded by the coding sequence ATGTTTGACAAAAATAAAATTTCATCATTCTTCTTCGGGAAATCTTCAAGCAAACCGGCTGAGGAAGAACCGAAAGAGACACCTCCGAAACGCAAAGAGAGCATGCGGGACACCGTAGAGTCGATCCTCTTTGCTTTCGTGCTTGCGTTTTTGTTTCGGACATTCGAAGCAGAAGCTTTTGTGATTCCAACCGGTTCCATGGCTCCCACGCTGTATGGTCGCCACAAAGAAACGACCTGCACACAATGCGGGTTCCATATCACAGTCGGTGCAAGTGACGAAGTCATCCGAGGGTCTGGGCTTCTCGGGAATGGTGCTCGAGTTAAAACTGCGATCTGTCCGAACTGCGGTTTCGAAAACGATCAGATCTACGACGAGATGGCGTTTAACGGCGACCGCATTCTTGTGAATAAATACCCATACGAATTTGGGGATCCGGAACGCTTCGACGTCTTTGTTTTCAAATATCCGGAAGAACCTAAAACCAACTACATCAAACGGTTGGTCGGGTTGCCGGGTGAACTGATTCGGATTCGCCAGGGCAGCGTTTACAAAGTGACCGAGAACGGCGAAGAGATTCTCCGGAAGTCACCCAACAAACAGCGACATCTTCAGATCCCGGTCTACGACGACAACTTCCCTCCGGTCCAACTTCTTGAGGCGGGCTGGCCTGAACGCTGGGCGACCATGAAACAGGGCGAAGTCGGTCAACTCGGAAACTGGAGTGATGCCTCAACCGGATGGCAAGCTGCCTCAGAATCTCGCGAGTACTCAATCACCTCGGACCAGGCTGAGCGCAGCTGGCTCCGCTATCGTCATTATTTCCCGAGTCCCAAAGACTGGTTCTCGATGAATAATGGTCGTGACCTCGATCCACAAGCAAGCCTGATCGCCGATTTCTGTGCGTACAATGCGTACACCGGATACGACATCATGCAAAACAGAACGACCGCGAACTCTGTCGATTCCGGAAAGTATTGGGTCCGAGATTTGACGATCAACTTCGATCTCGAAATTCACGATGTCAAAAGCGATCCCGAAATTGTCATTGAACTCTGTGAAGGAACGTCCTGGTATCAATGTGTCATTAATCCAGAAACTGGCGTGGCGACATTGCTTGAGATCAACACACAGCTTGAGCATCGTGCCACGGAAATCTCCAAAGCCAGAACGTCGATCACTGGTCCCGGGAACTACCAAATCAGCTATGCCAACGTCGATGATCGACTCTGCCTGTGGGTGAACAACTCCCTCGTCGACTTTGGAGAAGCTGCCTCATTGTCCATCGCTGGAGCAACTGCCAATCCGTTCCCCGAACAGAATGACCTGACGCCTGTTGGAATTGCCGCTGCGAATGTCTCAGCGACCGTGAGCGGTTTGCTCCTGGAACGAGACTTGTACTACAGAGCGGATTTCCCGGCGTATACAGCGAAAAACTCTGAGAACAGCAAGTTCGAAGGTAAGCTCGTCAACGCGCTTCACGACCCGGATGAATGGGCTGATCTTTACCTGCAAGATGGCGATCTTTACGACTCACTCGATATTCAGGTTGGACCAAATCACTACTTGGCATTAGGCGACAACAGCCCTCGCAGCTTGGATGGTCGATTGTGGAAAGGGGGCCAATCCGTTCCACGAGAGTACCTCGTCGGGAAAGCCTTTTTCATCTACTGGCCACACGGAGTTCCATTCCTGAACGGCGGTCGAGGGTTCCCCATCACCTACAACAAGATGCAGGGCGACCGAGGCAGAGTGGTCACTCTCAAGAAAACCCAAGAAGAGAACGGTTACCCCAAATACGTGTTACCATTCTATCCACAATTCTGGCGAATGCACCGCATTTACTAA